Proteins co-encoded in one Klebsiella michiganensis genomic window:
- a CDS encoding heme ABC transporter permease (with CcmABDE is involved in the transport of protoheme IX; CcmC is required for heme transfer to CcmE) → MWKTLHQLAKPERLYHFCSRLLPWLTILSAVLLVVGCVWGFGIAPADYQQGHSYRIMYLHVPAAMWSMGIYASMAIAAFIGLVWQIKTADLAVMAMAPVGAVFTFIALVTGSAWGKPMWGTWWVWDARLTSELVLLFLYVGAIALYSAFDDRRLAGRAAGILVLVGVVNLPIIHFSVEWWNTLHQGSTNMQQSIDPSMRTPLRWTIFGFLALFITLTLMRLRNLLLLQESRRPWVLALANGKGEKA, encoded by the coding sequence ATGTGGAAAACATTACATCAGCTTGCTAAACCCGAGCGGCTTTACCACTTTTGTAGTCGCTTACTGCCCTGGCTGACTATTCTCAGCGCGGTACTGCTGGTGGTCGGCTGCGTCTGGGGGTTTGGTATTGCTCCGGCGGACTATCAGCAGGGGCATAGCTACCGAATTATGTACCTGCACGTCCCGGCGGCTATGTGGTCGATGGGGATTTACGCCAGCATGGCGATTGCCGCTTTTATCGGCCTGGTGTGGCAGATAAAAACCGCCGATCTCGCGGTGATGGCGATGGCGCCCGTCGGCGCAGTATTTACCTTTATCGCGCTGGTCACCGGCTCCGCGTGGGGCAAACCTATGTGGGGGACCTGGTGGGTTTGGGACGCGAGGTTGACCTCCGAGCTGGTGTTGCTGTTCCTCTACGTGGGCGCCATTGCGCTGTACAGCGCGTTTGACGATCGCCGCCTGGCGGGGCGGGCCGCCGGGATTCTGGTACTGGTCGGCGTGGTGAACTTGCCGATTATTCACTTCTCGGTGGAATGGTGGAACACGCTGCATCAGGGCTCCACCAATATGCAGCAGTCCATTGACCCTTCGATGCGCACGCCGTTGCGCTGGACCATTTTCGGCTTCCTGGCGCTGTTTATCACGCTCACCCTGATGCGTCTGCGTAACCTGCTGTTGTTGCAGGAAAGCCGTCGGCCATGGGTGTTAGCGCTTGCTAACGGTAAAGGAGAGAAAGCATGA
- a CDS encoding membrane protein produces the protein MDKIEPDKIAKTDELEVDSEERSSGKKIELDEDRLPSGAMAIHEHIRQDGQKELERDGMALFWSAVAAGLSMGASLLAKGIFHVNLVGIPGNFLLENLGYTFGFIIVIMARQQLFTENTVTAVLPVMQHPTTSNFWLLMRLWGIVLLGNIAGTALAALAFEYMPIFDEATRKAFDDIGMKVMENPPGEMFANAIISGWIIATMVWMFPAAGSAKIFVIVLMTWLVALGDLTHIVVGSVEILYLVFNGTLHWSEFFWPFALPTLAGNICGGTFIFALISHAQIRNDMSNKKKAEAKRKQEEQSRNSAKSGKCDG, from the coding sequence ATGGATAAGATAGAGCCCGACAAAATAGCTAAAACCGATGAACTGGAAGTGGACAGCGAGGAGAGGTCGAGCGGCAAGAAAATAGAACTGGACGAGGATCGCCTGCCCTCCGGCGCAATGGCGATTCATGAGCACATTCGCCAGGATGGGCAAAAAGAACTGGAGCGCGACGGCATGGCGCTGTTCTGGTCTGCCGTGGCGGCAGGTTTATCTATGGGGGCCTCGCTGCTGGCGAAAGGGATTTTTCACGTTAACCTCGTGGGTATACCGGGCAATTTTCTGCTGGAAAATCTCGGCTACACCTTCGGTTTTATCATCGTCATCATGGCTCGCCAGCAGCTGTTTACCGAAAATACCGTCACCGCCGTGCTGCCGGTGATGCAGCACCCGACCACGAGCAACTTCTGGCTACTGATGCGGCTTTGGGGCATTGTCCTGCTCGGGAATATCGCCGGCACCGCGCTGGCCGCGCTGGCCTTTGAATATATGCCGATATTTGATGAAGCCACCCGCAAAGCCTTCGACGACATCGGCATGAAGGTGATGGAGAATCCGCCCGGCGAGATGTTTGCCAATGCCATTATCTCCGGCTGGATCATCGCCACCATGGTGTGGATGTTCCCCGCCGCAGGCTCGGCAAAAATCTTTGTCATCGTGCTGATGACCTGGCTGGTTGCCCTGGGCGACTTAACCCATATCGTGGTTGGCTCAGTTGAAATTCTCTATCTCGTGTTCAACGGCACGCTGCACTGGAGCGAGTTCTTCTGGCCATTTGCCCTACCCACTTTAGCCGGCAATATTTGCGGCGGAACGTTCATTTTCGCACTGATAAGTCATGCACAAATCCGCAACGATATGAGCAACAAGAAGAAGGCCGAGGCGAAGCGGAAACAGGAAGAACAGAGCCGAAATTCAGCGAAGAGCGGAAAATGTGACGGGTAA
- a CDS encoding cytochrome C biogenesis protein CcmE (CycJ; periplasmic heme chaperone that binds heme transiently via a histidine residue and delivers it to newly synthesized and exported c-type cytochromes; requires the ATP hydrolysis activity of the CcmA protein in order to transfer the heme to the apocytochrome; part of the cytochrome c maturation system; periplasmic protein anchored to the inner membrane), whose amino-acid sequence MNPRRKNRLYLAGAVLAGLGLTITLVLYALRSNIDLFYTPGEIIYGKGESHLMPEAGQRLRIGGMVMPGSVKRDSQSLKVSFKLYDARGVVDVTYEGILPDLFREGQGVVAQGVMEGATLIHAKEVLAKHDENYTPPEVKAAMEQNHQRAPEVYKDNAS is encoded by the coding sequence GTGAATCCGCGTCGTAAAAATCGGCTTTATCTGGCCGGGGCGGTACTTGCCGGTCTCGGGCTGACCATCACGCTGGTGCTCTATGCCCTGCGCAGCAATATCGACCTGTTTTATACTCCCGGTGAAATTATCTACGGCAAAGGTGAAAGCCATTTGATGCCGGAAGCCGGGCAGCGCCTGCGAATTGGCGGCATGGTGATGCCGGGCAGCGTGAAGCGCGACAGTCAAAGCCTGAAGGTCAGCTTCAAGCTGTATGACGCGCGCGGCGTAGTGGACGTTACCTATGAGGGCATTCTGCCGGATCTATTCCGCGAGGGGCAGGGCGTGGTGGCTCAGGGCGTGATGGAAGGCGCGACGCTTATCCACGCCAAAGAGGTGCTCGCGAAGCATGACGAAAACTACACGCCGCCGGAAGTGAAAGCGGCGATGGAACAAAATCACCAGCGGGCCCCGGAAGTGTATAAGGATAACGCCTCATGA
- a CDS encoding heme ABC transporter permease (with CcmABCE is involved in the transport of protoheme IX; CcmB is required for the release of holoCcmE from CcmC), with product MIRRIFWRELQVVFRRGAEIANPLWFFLIVITLFPLGIGPEPQLLARIAPGVIWVAALLASLMAMDRLFRDDFQDGSLEQLMLLPVPLPLVVLAKVTAHWVVTGLPLLLLSPLAALLLGLDFYGWQVMAATLLLGTPTLSFLGAPGVGLTVGLKRGGVLLSLLVLPLTIPLLIFATAAMDAASMHLPTEGYMAILGALLAGSATLSPFATAAALRVSVA from the coding sequence ATGATTAGGCGCATTTTCTGGCGTGAGCTGCAGGTGGTATTTCGTCGCGGAGCCGAAATCGCCAACCCGCTGTGGTTTTTCCTGATTGTGATTACGCTGTTTCCGCTCGGCATTGGCCCGGAGCCGCAGCTGCTGGCGCGCATTGCGCCGGGGGTTATCTGGGTGGCGGCTTTACTGGCTTCTTTAATGGCGATGGACAGGCTGTTCCGGGACGACTTTCAGGACGGTTCGCTGGAACAACTGATGCTGCTGCCGGTGCCTTTGCCGTTGGTGGTGCTGGCGAAAGTGACCGCTCACTGGGTGGTGACCGGGCTACCGCTGTTATTGCTTTCGCCGCTGGCGGCCTTGCTGCTCGGGCTGGATTTTTATGGCTGGCAGGTGATGGCCGCCACTTTGCTGCTGGGGACGCCGACGCTGAGCTTCCTCGGCGCGCCCGGGGTCGGGTTAACGGTAGGTCTGAAACGGGGCGGGGTGTTGCTCAGCCTGTTGGTGTTGCCGCTAACCATCCCGCTATTAATTTTTGCCACCGCCGCGATGGATGCCGCCTCAATGCATCTGCCGACAGAGGGCTATATGGCAATTCTTGGCGCGCTGCTGGCCGGTAGCGCTACGCTAAGCCCGTTCGCTACGGCGGCGGCGCTCCGGGTAAGCGTTGCATAA
- a CDS encoding cytochrome C biogenesis protein CcmA (ATP-binding protein; required for proper cytochrome c maturation): MLEARQLTCQRDERTLFNALSFSVESGEMAQVAGKNGAGKTTLLRILAGLAMADEGEVFWQNQPLRRQRDNFHGDLLWIGHQPGIKSVLTPFENLSFFHADAAEEQLWAALEQTGLPGFEDLPVNQLSAGQQRRAALARLWLSTAKLWLLDEPFTALDTAGIERLTRRLQQHVSTGGIVILTSHQPLSCAVRQIHLQDTGL; this comes from the coding sequence ATGCTAGAAGCCCGACAACTGACCTGCCAGCGTGATGAGCGCACGCTGTTCAATGCGCTGTCGTTTAGCGTTGAGTCAGGCGAAATGGCGCAGGTGGCGGGCAAAAACGGCGCGGGGAAAACTACGCTTTTACGTATTCTGGCTGGGCTGGCAATGGCCGATGAAGGTGAGGTTTTCTGGCAAAATCAGCCGCTGCGCCGTCAGCGCGACAACTTTCACGGCGATCTACTGTGGATTGGCCATCAGCCGGGCATCAAATCTGTTCTTACTCCCTTTGAAAACCTCAGCTTTTTTCATGCCGATGCGGCCGAAGAGCAGCTTTGGGCCGCGCTGGAGCAAACCGGGCTGCCTGGCTTCGAAGATTTACCCGTCAACCAGCTTTCCGCCGGGCAGCAGCGCCGCGCCGCGCTGGCTCGCCTGTGGCTCTCCACGGCAAAGCTGTGGCTTCTCGACGAGCCATTTACCGCGCTGGACACCGCCGGAATTGAGCGTTTGACCCGGCGTCTGCAGCAGCACGTTTCCACGGGCGGGATAGTTATTCTTACCAGTCACCAGCCGCTGAGCTGTGCTGTGCGCCAAATTCATCTGCAGGACACCGGTTTATGA
- a CDS encoding membrane protein, which translates to MHDIPPRKIKTGGDPRTLSDYAALRDELSKLTHPARPDVNWRYVEKLSLSLFDQNGLELQTAAWYTLARTHLAGLFGLNEGLAILEALISHQWGALWPQPVHVRMEILSSLSQRLQQLMRTLPLNYSDLSQLYRAEQQLTRLGEVLQRLELKHLSQFDALRAMMHNSAARLESSDGIPSPGAAIQSDIMLPATGMSDAAASTRDLAGSLSEVPLVPHSAVQWVYVAQPEQQANVEVQTAIPAPVKKWKFFAAGMCTMLMISSVAVWGWQYLHQTDPLQAQFAASLAPLPVLLPPEKLNILRQQSPSSQTVIAQTQQQLARLEKLPPDWNITYSQKLTEQAQALWPEQGKSLTARWRQQLNAGALPVENLEGWYQGMVKLKQLSDRLNGLDEQKGKYMTVSELKSVVFSTMQFFNQSIPAEEQLRALSQYPAGEPLPAAARSQLEMHLKQLITRYTLLTRPEIQRAIDATSNSDE; encoded by the coding sequence ATGCATGACATTCCCCCACGTAAAATAAAAACCGGTGGCGACCCACGCACGCTGTCGGATTATGCCGCCCTGCGCGATGAGCTCAGTAAGCTAACACATCCGGCTCGCCCGGATGTGAACTGGCGATATGTCGAAAAACTCAGTCTCTCATTGTTTGATCAGAACGGTTTGGAGCTGCAGACAGCGGCCTGGTACACGCTGGCCCGTACACACCTGGCCGGTTTATTTGGTCTCAATGAAGGTCTGGCGATACTGGAAGCCCTGATAAGTCATCAGTGGGGGGCTCTCTGGCCGCAGCCGGTGCATGTACGGATGGAAATCCTCAGCAGTCTGAGTCAGCGTCTGCAGCAACTGATGCGCACGCTTCCCCTGAACTACAGTGACCTCAGTCAGCTTTATCGGGCGGAGCAGCAGCTTACCCGCCTGGGTGAGGTGCTACAGCGTCTGGAACTTAAACATCTGAGTCAGTTTGATGCCTTGCGCGCCATGATGCATAACAGTGCTGCCCGGCTGGAAAGCAGCGATGGCATTCCCAGCCCCGGGGCGGCAATTCAGTCAGATATCATGTTGCCTGCCACCGGGATGAGTGATGCGGCAGCATCCACCAGGGACCTTGCAGGTAGTCTATCTGAAGTTCCTCTGGTGCCACACAGCGCAGTGCAATGGGTCTACGTTGCACAACCGGAACAGCAAGCGAATGTGGAAGTACAGACGGCAATACCCGCTCCGGTAAAAAAATGGAAATTCTTCGCTGCCGGGATGTGTACCATGCTGATGATAAGCAGCGTCGCGGTGTGGGGCTGGCAGTATCTTCACCAGACTGATCCGCTACAGGCTCAGTTTGCAGCCTCACTGGCTCCATTACCTGTGCTTCTCCCGCCTGAAAAGCTGAATATTTTGCGTCAGCAATCTCCGTCATCACAAACAGTGATAGCACAAACACAACAGCAGCTGGCCCGACTGGAGAAATTGCCGCCTGACTGGAATATTACTTACAGCCAAAAACTGACAGAGCAGGCTCAGGCGCTGTGGCCAGAGCAGGGGAAATCCCTGACAGCCCGGTGGCGACAACAGCTTAATGCCGGCGCATTGCCAGTGGAAAATCTGGAGGGCTGGTATCAGGGGATGGTTAAGCTGAAGCAACTGAGCGACCGGCTAAACGGGCTGGATGAGCAAAAGGGAAAATACATGACGGTCAGTGAGCTGAAATCAGTGGTTTTTTCCACCATGCAGTTCTTTAATCAATCTATACCGGCTGAAGAGCAACTGCGGGCATTGTCACAATACCCTGCGGGAGAACCTTTACCTGCTGCTGCCCGGTCTCAATTGGAAATGCATCTGAAACAGCTTATTACCCGATATACACTGCTGACCCGGCCTGAAATACAGCGAGCAATCGATGCTACAAGCAATTCGGATGAATAA
- a CDS encoding cytochrome C biogenesis protein CcmD (is invovled in heme transfer during cytochrome c biogenesis; acts to stabilize CcmC and CcmE), which yields MTWAFTDWSEFFAMGGYAFYVWLAVAFTLLPLLGLIFHTRYQHRAILRAVARQQAREQRIRVARQRQEEV from the coding sequence ATGACGTGGGCGTTCACTGACTGGAGCGAGTTCTTCGCCATGGGCGGTTACGCCTTTTACGTCTGGCTGGCGGTGGCCTTCACGCTACTGCCCCTGCTTGGGCTGATTTTTCATACCCGTTACCAGCATCGCGCGATTCTGCGAGCGGTGGCTCGCCAGCAGGCCAGAGAGCAGCGCATCCGCGTCGCTCGCCAGCGCCAGGAGGAGGTTTAA